The Catenuloplanes niger genome includes a window with the following:
- a CDS encoding ChaB family protein, with amino-acid sequence MPAREDMPSTLKRSPKKAQDTYAKTHDSAVEQYGEGERAHRTAFSAVKHSFEKVGDHWEPKEKKGPSDAKAAGGRNTRAKTAGGVDANASKEHLMDVAKRLEIRGRSRMTKPELVDAIQKANDSSTRKARGGR; translated from the coding sequence ATGCCCGCCCGTGAGGACATGCCGAGCACGCTGAAGCGGTCGCCGAAGAAGGCCCAGGACACGTACGCGAAGACGCACGACTCGGCGGTGGAGCAGTACGGGGAGGGCGAGCGGGCGCACCGGACCGCGTTCTCCGCGGTCAAGCACTCGTTCGAGAAGGTGGGCGACCACTGGGAGCCGAAGGAGAAGAAGGGGCCGAGCGACGCGAAGGCGGCCGGCGGGCGGAACACGCGCGCGAAGACGGCCGGCGGGGTGGACGCGAACGCCAGCAAGGAGCACCTGATGGACGTGGCGAAGCGGCTGGAGATCCGTGGGCGGTCCCGGATGACGAAGCCCGAGCTGGTCGACGCGATCCAGAAGGCGAACGACTCGAGCACCAGGAAGGCGCGCGGCGGGCGGTAG
- a CDS encoding CsbD family protein, with protein MGTDDKIDNKVEEAGGKVKEHVGRATDDRDLEAEGKADQSSSHVKQAVEHVKDAFKS; from the coding sequence ATGGGCACCGATGACAAGATCGACAACAAGGTCGAGGAAGCCGGCGGCAAGGTCAAGGAGCACGTGGGCCGCGCTACCGACGACCGCGACCTCGAGGCGGAGGGCAAGGCCGATCAGAGCAGCTCCCACGTCAAGCAGGCCGTCGAGCACGTCAAGGACGCCTTCAAGTCCTGA